The genomic segment GATCTCGGGGTCGAATTGAGTCGTGTCGATGCCGTGGGTCACGCCAGTAGGCTACACACGTGAGCAAGACCCACCCCGCGCGAATGACCGTCATCCGGACCGAGCAGTTGACCCCCTCGTTGCTCCGTGTGGTCTTCGGTGGAGATGGCTTCGATGACTTCGCGCAACGCGACCTTGCACTCAACGGTGGGGCCTTCACGGACAAGTACTGCAAGCTCGTATTCCTCGCAGACGGCTTCGACTACCCAGAGCCGCTGAACCTCGAAGAGGTACGCGAGACGATGCCGCAGGACGCGTGGCCGGTGCTGCGTACGTACACGGTCAGCTGGGTCGATCACGACGCGCGCGAGCTTGCCGTTGACTTCGTGATTCACGGGGATGAAGGCTTCGCGGGACCATGGGCGAGCTCGGCACAGCCCGGCGACGTGCTGCACCTGCGCGGCCCGAGCGGGGCCTACCTACCTGACCCGACGGCTGACTGGCACCTGTTCGTCGGCGACGAGGCTGCCCTTCCGGCGATCACCTCCGCGCTTGAGACGCTCACGCCTGGCGCTCAGGCTGTCGCGTTCATCGAGGTCGATGGGCCCGACCACGAGCTTGCTCTGAGGACGGCTGCTGACCTCGAGGTGCACTGGCTGCATCGCGGCAGCGCAGGCCCTGGCACGACGACGTTGCTCGATGACGCCGTACGAGCGTGGGAATGGCGTCCCGGCCGCGCACACGTCTTCGTGCACGGGGAATCAGCGCTGCTCAAGAGCGTGCGCCCGTACGTACTCACCGAGCGTGAGGTGCCGCGCGCAGACGCATCGATCTCCGGCTACTGGCGACGCGGTACGACGGAGGAGGGCTTCCGGGTCTGGAAGTCGCAACAGACCGAGGCCGTCATCCGGCCGGGTGCCTGAGCAAGCCTCCTAGCCGGTAACCTCGTGTGGTGACTGAACTGCGAAATGTGGCCGTGATCCTTGCCGGTGGCACCGGTACGCGAGTGGGACTCTCGATCCCCAAACAGCTCATCAAGATCGCTGGCAAGACGATCATCGAGCACACCATCGCAGCATTTGAGGCATCTCCCGTGATCGACGAGATCGTGGTGCTGATGGCTCCTGGCCACCTTGATCCCGTACGCGCGATTGTCGATGCTGGCGGCTACTCGAAGGTCACTCAGATCGTCGAAGGAGGCGTCACCCGTAACGACTCCACCAGCCGCGCCCTTGAGGCGCTTGGCACCGACGAGTGCAACGTTCTCTTCCACGACGCCGTACGCCCACTCGTCTCCCAGACGATCATCAGCGACTGTGTCGAGGCACTTGGCACCCACGAGGCCGTCGACACCGCCATTCCGTCCGCCGACACGATCGTTCAGGTACGTCCCGAGCCCGGCGCCGATGGCCATGACGTCATCGAGGACGTCCTTCAGCGCTCGCTGCTGCGCCGCGGTCAGACTCCGCAGGCATTTCGCCTCTCGGTGATCCGCAAGGCGTACGAACTGGCGTGGAAGGATCCCGACTTCACGGCTACCGACGACTGCACTGTCGTGCTGCGCTACTTGCCGGACGTGCCGATCGCGGTCGTCCTGGGCCACGAGCGCAACATGAAGGTCACGGAGCCGATCGACGTCTACATCGCCGACAAGCTCTTCCAGCTGCACTCAGCCGATGCACCTGACCAGCTCAGCGACGACGAGTACCGCAAGGCACTCGAGGGCAAGACGATGGTCGTATTCGGCGGCTCGTACGGCATCGGCGGCGACATCGCTGAGCTTGCTCGTGGCTTCGGTGCCACCGTGCACTCGTTCTCGCGCTCCACGACCAACACCCACGTCGATCGCCGCGATGACATCGCTGCGGCTGCGCAGACGGTCCTCAAGGAGACCGACACGATCGACTTCGTCGTGAACACCGCCGGCGTTCTGCCGATCGGCGATCTGGCCGACACGACCGAAGAGACGATCTTCGCTGCGACCGAGATCAATTACCTGGCGCCGATCTTCATCGCGCAGGAGTTCTACCCGCACCTGGCTGCTGCAAACGGCTCGCTGCTGCTGTTCACGTCGTCGTCCTATACGCGCGGCCGCAAGGGCTACTCGCTCTACAGCTCCGCCAAGGCCGCCGTCGTCAACCTCACGCAGGCTCTCGCCGACGAGTGGGCGGGCGAGGTGCGGGTCAACTGCATCAACCCCGAACGTACGGGTACGCCGATGCG from the Aeromicrobium panaciterrae genome contains:
- a CDS encoding siderophore-interacting protein — protein: MSKTHPARMTVIRTEQLTPSLLRVVFGGDGFDDFAQRDLALNGGAFTDKYCKLVFLADGFDYPEPLNLEEVRETMPQDAWPVLRTYTVSWVDHDARELAVDFVIHGDEGFAGPWASSAQPGDVLHLRGPSGAYLPDPTADWHLFVGDEAALPAITSALETLTPGAQAVAFIEVDGPDHELALRTAADLEVHWLHRGSAGPGTTTLLDDAVRAWEWRPGRAHVFVHGESALLKSVRPYVLTEREVPRADASISGYWRRGTTEEGFRVWKSQQTEAVIRPGA
- a CDS encoding bifunctional cytidylyltransferase/SDR family oxidoreductase; this encodes MTELRNVAVILAGGTGTRVGLSIPKQLIKIAGKTIIEHTIAAFEASPVIDEIVVLMAPGHLDPVRAIVDAGGYSKVTQIVEGGVTRNDSTSRALEALGTDECNVLFHDAVRPLVSQTIISDCVEALGTHEAVDTAIPSADTIVQVRPEPGADGHDVIEDVLQRSLLRRGQTPQAFRLSVIRKAYELAWKDPDFTATDDCTVVLRYLPDVPIAVVLGHERNMKVTEPIDVYIADKLFQLHSADAPDQLSDDEYRKALEGKTMVVFGGSYGIGGDIAELARGFGATVHSFSRSTTNTHVDRRDDIAAAAQTVLKETDTIDFVVNTAGVLPIGDLADTTEETIFAATEINYLAPIFIAQEFYPHLAAANGSLLLFTSSSYTRGRKGYSLYSSAKAAVVNLTQALADEWAGEVRVNCINPERTGTPMRTKAFGDEPEGTLLSSMEVARQSIDILLAHQTGHIIDIRREDGPAAIGGGS